The DNA sequence TGGGCGACCGCTTCGCGCACCGGCTGCCGACCAAGCTGGTACACGGCATCGCGGCCGTGCTGTTCGTCGTGCTCGGCGCGCTGGCGTTGCTGGGCGTCGGCTCCTGAAGCAAGCGGGCCGCGGCGCGGCGCCTCGGCCGCGCTCGTGTGGGCCGCGCGGCGCGCGCGTTATTTACTTCGCGACCGCCGCAGCCGAGGCCGGCACCGCCGGCACCGCGCGCTCGTTGGCAGCCGGCGCGGCCGGCCCGCCATGCTTGTCGACCGGTAGCCGCACCGTGCGGATCGCGCCGTTCGACAGCGGGAAATCGGCGAGCGCGCTGCGCGCGAGGAACGGCATCGCGTACAGCAGCGCACCGTTGTCGCCGGTGGTGCGCGCGGTCACGTTATAGACTTCCTTGCCGGTCGCACGCTCGGTGATGCGGATGCCGAGCGTGTAGTCGTAGACCTGATAGGTCTGCGCGACGTAGCCGGCCGGCATCGGTCCCCACGGGCCCCATGGCCCCCAGGGCCCGCCGCGCCAGTACGGCCCGGGACCGATGAACCACGGGTCGTAATAGACGGGTTGCGGCACCGTCACCAGATCGCTGCCGACGCCATAGCTGAGCCCCACCAGGTAGCGCGCCTGCGCGGCCGGCACCTGCCGGAACGCATAGGCGGACAGTTCGTTCGCGACGATCGGCTCGTACGTCGACTGCTCGATGCTCTGCTTCTGCGCGTCGGTGCGCGTGAACGCATAGGTGCGTGTCGCGTCGCTGCCGCTCCAGTCGGAGAAGGCCGTGACCTGCGTCGTCACGTAGCTGGTGCAGCCGGTCAGCAGCGCCACGGCCAGCGCAGCCGCCCAGCCCGCACCGCGTCGTATCCATTCGCGTTTCATGTCGATCCTCGTCGATCCGTCACCCGCACGTCGCACCGCGCGAAGCGCACGGGATGCCGATGATACGCGGACTCCCCGAGCCGGCAAAAAGTTCGCGCGGCACGCGGGCGCAAGCCTTTGTACAATGACCCGACTCGCCCGGCCCGCGCCGCGGGCCCGATCCCCATTCCACCCACCTCGACGACCATGTCCGACAACGCTTCCTCCACCGTGATCCGCCGCGCCGACTACACGCCGCCGGCCTTCCTCATCGACTCCGTCGCACTCGAATTCGATCTCGCACCGGCTCGCACGGTCGTCAGGAATACGATGCGCGTGCGCCGCAACCCGGACGCCGCGCCCGCACCGCATCTCGAGCTGATGGGCGAAGCGCTCGACTTCCTCGGCGCACGGCTCGACGGCGCGCCGTACGGCGCGGTGCGCGCGCACGAACACGGGCTGACGGTCGAAAACGTGCCCGACGCGTTCGAGCTCACGCTCGACAGCGCATGTGCGCCGGACCAGAACACCACGCTGTCGGGCCTGTACGTCTCGAGCGGCAACTTCTTCACGCAGTGCGAAGCCGAAGGCTTTCGCCGCATCACCTACTTCGTCGACCGGCCGGACGTGATGGCGTCGTACGTCGTCACGCTGCGCGCCGACAAGGCCGCGTACCCGGTGCTGCTGTCGAACGGCAACCTCGTCGACTCGGGCGAGCTGCCGGACGGCCGCCACTTCGCGAAATGGGAAGACCCGTTCCGCAAGCCGAGCTATCTGTTCGCGCTCGTCGCGGGCAAGCTCGTCGCGATCGAGGAGAAGATCACGACCGGCTCGGGCAAGGAAAAACTGCTGCAGGTGTGGGTCGAACCGGCCGATCTCGACAAGACGCGCCATGCGATGGATTCGCTGATCCATTCGATCCGCTGGGACGAGCGGCGCTTCGGCCTCGAGCTCGATCTGGACCGCTTCATGATCGTCGCGGTCGGCGACTTCAACATGGGCGCGATGGAGAACAAGGGGCTCAACATCTTCAACACGAAGTACGTGCTGGCGAACCCCGAGACCGCGACCGACACCGACTTCGCGAACATCGAATCGGTGGTCGGCCACGAGTACTTCCACAACTGGACCGGCAATCGCGTGACCTGCCGCGACTGGTTCCAGCTGAGCCTGAAGGAAGGCCTGACCGTGTTCCGCGACCAGGAGTTCTCGGCCGACATGGCCGCGGGCGACGACGTCGAATCGGCGGCCCGCGCGGTCAAGCGCATCGAGGACGTGCGCGTGCTGCGCCAGCTGCAGTTCGCCGAGGACGCCGGCCCGATGGCGCATCCGGTGCGCCCGGAAAGCTATGTCGAGATCAACAACTTCTACACGATGACCGTCTACGAGAAAGGCTCGGAAGTCGTGCGGATGTACCAGACGCTGTTCGGCCGCGACGGCTTCCGCAAGGGGATGGACCTGTACTTCAAGCGCCACGACGGTCACGCGGTCACCTGCGACGACTTCCGGCATGCGATGGCCGACGCGAACGGGCGCGACCTCGCGCAATTCGAGCGCTGGTACAGCCAGGCCGGCACGCCGCGCGTGTCGGTCCGCACCGCCTACGACGCGGCCGCGCGACGCTATACGATCACGCTCGCGCAGGGCTACGGCGACGCGTCGCCGGCCGCGCGCGCGACCCAGCAAGGGCCGCTGCTGATTCCGTTCGCGCTCGGCCTGATCGGCCGCGACGGCCGCGATCTGCCGTTGCGCCTCGACGGCGAAGCCGCGGCGTCGGGCACGACGCGCGTGCTCGAATTCACGGCCGCCGAGCAGACCTTCACGTTCGTCGACGTGGCGGAAGAGCCGCTGCCGTCGCTTCTGCGCAACTTCTCGGCGCCGGTCATCGTCGAGTACGACTACAGCGACGACGATCTCGCGTTCCTGCTCGCGCACGACAGCGATCCGTTCAACCGCTGGGAAGCCGGCCAGCGTCTCGCGACGCGCGCGCTGCTCACGCTCGCCGCGCGCGCCGCGGCGAACGAGCCGCTCGCGCTCGGCGAGAACTTCATCGCCGCGTTCCGCCGCGTGCTGACCGACGACAGCCTGTCGCCCGCGTTCCGCGAGCTCGCGCTGACGCTGCCGTCGGAAACCTATCTGGCCGACCAGATGGCCGAAGCCGACCCGGCCGCCGTGCACCGCGCGCGCCAGTTCGTGCGCCGCCAGCTCGCGACCGCGCTGCGCGCCGAGTGGCTGGCCGCATACGAGCAGCATCAGACGCCCGGCGCGTACGAACCGACGCCCGACGCGGCCGGCCGCCGCGCGCTGAAGAACCTCGCGCTCGCGTATCTCGCCGAACTCGAGGATCCGGCCGAAGCCGTGCGCATCGCCACCGCGCAGTACGACGCGGCGAACAACATGACCGATCGCGCCGCCGCGCTCGGCGCGCTGCTGGCGGGCGCTGCGGCCGGTGCGACGGACGCGGCCGAGCGCGCGCTCGGCGACTTCTACCGCCGCTTCGAGAACGAGGCGCTCGTGATCGACAAGTGGTTCGCGATGCAGGCCGCGCAGCGCGGCACGCCGGCGCGGCCGACGCTCGCGCAGGTCCGCAACCTGATGGCGCATCCCGCGTTCAATCTGAAGAATCCGAACCGCGCACGCTCGCTGATCTTCAGCTTCTGCGCGGCGAACCCGGCGCAGTTCCACGCGGCGGACGGCTCGGGTTATGCGTTCTGGGCCGAGCAGGTGCTCGCGCTCGACGCGATCAATCCGCAGGTCGCCGCGCGCCTCGCCCGCTCGCTCGAGCTGTGGCGCCGCTTCACGCCGACGCTGCGCGACCGGATGCGCGAAGCGTTGGAGCAGGTCGCGGCCGGCGCGAAATCGCGCGACGTGCGCGAGATCGTCGAGAAGGCGCTCGCATAACGCGCGCGACGCATCGCCTGCCGCTGCGACCAAGCCGGCGCCGCCTCGTTGCGGCGCCGGCTTTTTTATCGGCTCCACACCGGCCAGGCTCGGGCGGGGCCGCCGCACGGGCGCGTCGCGTCCATGTAACCGGACGAAAAAAGGCGGCGGCGCGACGGGCGTGCCGGGTAAAATTGCGGCAATTCAAGGATTCTTTGGCCTTTCGGAGTCTGTCATGTCCATTGCCCGCCGCACCACGCTGTCCAAGTTCCTGATCGAGCAGCAGCGTGAGACCAACAACCTGCCCGCCGACCTGCGGCTGCTGATCGAAGTCGTCGCCCGCGCGTGCAAGGCGATCAGCTACAACGTGTCGAAGGGCGCGCTCGGCGACGCACTCGGCACCGCCGGCAGCGAGAACGTCCAGGGCGAAGTGCAGAAGAAGCTCGACATCCTGTCGAACGAGATCCTGCTCGACGCGAACGAATGGGGCGGCAACCTCGCCGCGATGGCGTCGGAGGAAATGGAAACGTTCTTCCCGATCCCCGCGAACTACCCGCGCGGCGAATACCTGCTCGTGTTCGATCCGCTCGACGGCTCGTCGAACATCGACGTGAACGTGTCGATCGGCACGATCTTCTCGGTGCTGCGCTGCCCGCACGGCAAGCAGGCCACCGAGGAATCGTTCCTGCAACCGGGCACCGAACAGGTCGCGGCCGGCTACGCGGTGTACGGCCCGCAGTCGGTGTTCGTGCTGACGACCGGCAACGGCGTGAACTGCTTCACGCTCGACCGCGAAGTCGGATCGTGGGTGCTCACGCAAAGCAACATGCAGATCCCGGCCGACACGCGCGAGTACGCGATCAACGCATCGAACGCGCGCCACTGGTACGAGCCGGTGCAGCGCTACGTCTCCGAACTGAACGCCGGCAAGGAAGGCCCGCGCGGCGACAACTTCAACATGCGCTGGATCGCGTCGATGGTGGCCGACGTGCACCGCATCCTGAACCGCGGCGGCATCTTC is a window from the Burkholderia vietnamiensis LMG 10929 genome containing:
- a CDS encoding DUF4136 domain-containing protein, whose product is MKREWIRRGAGWAAALAVALLTGCTSYVTTQVTAFSDWSGSDATRTYAFTRTDAQKQSIEQSTYEPIVANELSAYAFRQVPAAQARYLVGLSYGVGSDLVTVPQPVYYDPWFIGPGPYWRGGPWGPWGPWGPMPAGYVAQTYQVYDYTLGIRITERATGKEVYNVTARTTGDNGALLYAMPFLARSALADFPLSNGAIRTVRLPVDKHGGPAAPAANERAVPAVPASAAAVAK
- the pepN gene encoding aminopeptidase N translates to MSDNASSTVIRRADYTPPAFLIDSVALEFDLAPARTVVRNTMRVRRNPDAAPAPHLELMGEALDFLGARLDGAPYGAVRAHEHGLTVENVPDAFELTLDSACAPDQNTTLSGLYVSSGNFFTQCEAEGFRRITYFVDRPDVMASYVVTLRADKAAYPVLLSNGNLVDSGELPDGRHFAKWEDPFRKPSYLFALVAGKLVAIEEKITTGSGKEKLLQVWVEPADLDKTRHAMDSLIHSIRWDERRFGLELDLDRFMIVAVGDFNMGAMENKGLNIFNTKYVLANPETATDTDFANIESVVGHEYFHNWTGNRVTCRDWFQLSLKEGLTVFRDQEFSADMAAGDDVESAARAVKRIEDVRVLRQLQFAEDAGPMAHPVRPESYVEINNFYTMTVYEKGSEVVRMYQTLFGRDGFRKGMDLYFKRHDGHAVTCDDFRHAMADANGRDLAQFERWYSQAGTPRVSVRTAYDAAARRYTITLAQGYGDASPAARATQQGPLLIPFALGLIGRDGRDLPLRLDGEAAASGTTRVLEFTAAEQTFTFVDVAEEPLPSLLRNFSAPVIVEYDYSDDDLAFLLAHDSDPFNRWEAGQRLATRALLTLAARAAANEPLALGENFIAAFRRVLTDDSLSPAFRELALTLPSETYLADQMAEADPAAVHRARQFVRRQLATALRAEWLAAYEQHQTPGAYEPTPDAAGRRALKNLALAYLAELEDPAEAVRIATAQYDAANNMTDRAAALGALLAGAAAGATDAAERALGDFYRRFENEALVIDKWFAMQAAQRGTPARPTLAQVRNLMAHPAFNLKNPNRARSLIFSFCAANPAQFHAADGSGYAFWAEQVLALDAINPQVAARLARSLELWRRFTPTLRDRMREALEQVAAGAKSRDVREIVEKALA
- a CDS encoding class 1 fructose-bisphosphatase, whose amino-acid sequence is MSIARRTTLSKFLIEQQRETNNLPADLRLLIEVVARACKAISYNVSKGALGDALGTAGSENVQGEVQKKLDILSNEILLDANEWGGNLAAMASEEMETFFPIPANYPRGEYLLVFDPLDGSSNIDVNVSIGTIFSVLRCPHGKQATEESFLQPGTEQVAAGYAVYGPQSVFVLTTGNGVNCFTLDREVGSWVLTQSNMQIPADTREYAINASNARHWYEPVQRYVSELNAGKEGPRGDNFNMRWIASMVADVHRILNRGGIFMYPADKRTPDRPGKLRLMYEANPMSFIVEQAGGAATTGTQRIMEVQPTGLHQRVPVFLGSKNEVERVTAYHNEGK